The Daucus carota subsp. sativus chromosome 7, DH1 v3.0, whole genome shotgun sequence genome window below encodes:
- the LOC108195447 gene encoding dau c 1 isoallergen Dau c 1.0301-like produces the protein MGLQKHEQEITSSLSADKIFNGLIVDVDTIFPKAAPGAYKNVEIKGDGGVGTIKHITLPDGSPVTTMTLRTDALDKEACTVEYSIIDGDVLLGLIDKVETHLVVVPNADGGSTTKTTTIFHTKGDAVVPEENIKYSEEQNISVFKAIEAYLIAN, from the exons ATGGGTCTCCAGAAGCACGAACAAGAAATTACCTCCTCACTATCAGCAGACAAAATATTTAATGGATTGATTGTTGatgttgataccattttccccAAGGCCGCTCCCGGAGCTTACAAAAATGTCGAAATCAAAGGTGATGGTGGAGTTGGAACCATCAAGCACATCACTCTACCTGATG GCAGCCCAGTCACAACAATGACCCTTAGAACTGATGCCCTGGACAAGGAGGCATGCACCGTCGAATACAGCATCATCGATGGAGACGTTCTGTTGGGACTCATTGACAAAGTTGAAACTCATCTTGTCGTTGTGCCAAATGCTGACGGAGGAAGCACCACCAAGACGACGACCATATTCCACACCAAAGGTGATGCTGTCGTCCCAGAAGAGAACATTAAGTATTCGGAGGAGCAGAACATATCGGTATTCAAGGCTATTGAGGCCTATCTCATTGCAAATTAA
- the LOC108194227 gene encoding dau c 1 isoallergen Dau c 1.0301 produces MGLQKHEQEITSSVPAEKMFHGLILDIDNILPKAAPGAYKNVEIKGDGGVGTIKHITLPEGGPVTTMTLRTDGLDKKGFTIDYSVIDGDVLMGFIDKIENHLSVVPTADGGSTTKTTAIFHTKGDAVVPEENIKYAEEQNTMLFKAVEAYLIAN; encoded by the exons ATGGGTCTCCAGAAGCACGAACAAGAGATCACCTCCTCTGTCCCGGCAGAGAAGATGTTCCATGGCTTGATCCTTGATATCGATAACATTCTCCCCAAGGCGGCTCCCGGAGCCTACAAGAATGTCGAAATCAAAGGTGATGGTGGAGTTGGAACCATCAAGCACATCACTCTTCCCGAAG GTGGCCCAGTGACCACAATGACCCTGAGAACTGACGGCCTTGACAAGAAGGGATTCACAATCGATTACAGTGTCATCGACGGAGACGTTCTGATGGGATTCATtgataaaattgaaaatcatcTATCAGTGGTGCCAACTGCCGATGGAGGCAGCACCACCAAGACGACTGCCATATTCCACACCAAAGGAGATGCTGTGGTGCCAGAAGAGAACATTAAGTATGCCGAGGAGCAGAACACAATGCTATTTAAGGCTGTTGAAGCCTACCTCATTGCAAATTAA
- the LOC108195304 gene encoding dau c 1 isoallergen Dau c 1.0301, which produces MGLQKHEQEITSSLSAEKIFNGLIVDVDTIFPKAAPGAYKNVEIKGDGGVGTVKHITLPDGSPVTTMTLRTDALDKEACTVEYSIIDGDVLLGLIDKVETHLVVVPNADGGSTTKTTTIFHTKGDAVVPEENIKYSEEQNISVFKAVEAYLIAN; this is translated from the exons ATGGGTCTCCAGAAGCACGAACAAGAAATTACCTCCTCTCTATCAGCTGAGAAAATATTCAATGGTTTGATCGTTGatgttgataccattttccccAAGGCCGCTCCCGGAGCTTACAAAAATGTCGAAATCAAAGGTGATGGTGGAGTTGGAACCGTCAAGCACATCACTCTACCTGATG GCAGCCCAGTCACAACAATGACCCTTAGAACTGATGCCCTGGACAAGGAGGCATGCACCGTCGAATACAGCATCATCGATGGAGACGTTCTGTTGGGACTCATTGACAAAGTTGAAACTCATCTTGTCGTTGTGCCAAATGCCGATGGAGGCAGCACCACCAAGACTACGACCATATTCCACACCAAAGGTGATGCTGTCGTCCCGGAAGAGAACATTAAGTATTCCGAGGAGCAGAACATATCAGTATTCAAGGCCGTTGAGGCCTATCTTATTGCAAATTAA
- the LOC108195578 gene encoding dau c 1 isoallergen Dau c 1.0301-like, translated as MGLQKHEQEITSSLSAEKIFNGLIVDVDTIFPKAAPGAYKNVEIKGDGGVGTIKHITLPDGSPITTMTLRTDALDKEACTVEYSIIDGDVLLGLIDKVETHLVVVPNAGGGSTTKTTTIFHTKGDVVVPEENIKYSEEQNISVFKAVEAYLIAN; from the exons ATGGGTCTCCAGAAGCATGAGCAAGAAATTACCTCCTCTCTATCAGCAGAGAAAATATTCAATGGCTTGATCGTTGatgttgataccattttccctAAGGCCGCTCCCGGAGCCTACAAAAATGTCGAAATCAAAGGTGATGGTGGAGTTGGAACTATTAAGCACATCACTCTTCCTGATG GTAGCCCGATCACCACAATGACCCTTAGAACTGATGCCCTGGACAAGGAGGCATGCACAGTGGAATACAGCATCATCGATGGAGACGTTCTGTTGGGACTCATTGACAAAGTTGAAACTCATCTTGTCGTTGTGCCAAATGCTGGCGGAGGAAGCACCACCAAGACTACGACCATATTCCACACCAAAGGTGATGTTGTCGTCCCAGAAGAGAACATTAAGTATTCCGAGGAGCAGAACATATCAGTATTCAAGGCGGTTGAGGCCTATCTCATTGCAAATTAA
- the LOC108195243 gene encoding dau c 1 isoallergen Dau c 1.0301 produces the protein MGVQKHVLEITSSVSAEKMFQGLVIDMYSILAKVAPGAYKHVETIGDGGAGTIKHITLPDGAPITTMTVRTDAIDKKARTLDYSAIGGDILMGFLDKIENHVVVVPNADGGSTTTTTAIYHTKGDAVVPEENIKYADQQNTLLFKVVEAYVIAN, from the exons ATGGGTGTACAGAAGCATGTACTCGAGATTACTTCATCTGTCTCAGCAGAGAAAATGTTCCAGGGCTTAGTCATTGATATGTACAGCATTCTGGCCAAGGTTGCCCCAGGAGCTTATAAGCATGTCGAAACCATAGGCGATGGCGGAGCTGGAACAATCAAACATATCACTCTTCCTGATG GTGCCCCAATTACCACAATGACAGTTAGAACCGATGCTATTGACAAGAAGGCACGGACACTGGATTACAGCGCGATCGGGGGAGACATCCTGATGGGATTCCTtgataaaattgaaaatcatgTTGTGGTTGTGCCTAATGCTGATGGAggcagcaccaccaccaccacagcCATATACCACACGAAAGGCGACGCCGTGGTGCCAGAAGAGAACATCAAGTATGCCGATCAGCAGAACACGTTGCTTTTCAAGGTTGTTGAGGCCTATGTCATTGCAAATTAA
- the LOC108194119 gene encoding dau c 1 isoallergen Dau c 1.0301, with the protein MGVQKHEQEITSSVPAEKMFHGLILDIDNVLPKAAPGAYKNVEIKGDGGVGTIKHITLPEGGPVTTMTLRTDGLDKKNCTIDYSYIDGDILMGFIEKIENHLSVVPTANGGSTTKTTAIFHTKGDAVVPEENIKYAEEQNTMLFKAVEAYLIAN; encoded by the exons ATGGGTGTCCAGAAGCACGAACAAGAGATCACCTCCTCTGTCCCGGCAGAGAAGATGTTCCATGGCTTGATCCTCGATATCGATAACGTTCTCCCCAAGGCGGCTCCCGGAGCTTACAAGAATGTCGAAATCAAAGGTGATGGTGGAGTTGGAACCATCAAGCACATCACTCTTCCCGAAG GTGGCCCAGTGACCACAATGACCCTGAGAACTGACGGCCTTGACAAGAAGAATTGCACAATCGATTACAGTTACATCGACGGAGATATTCTGATGGGATTcattgaaaaaattgaaaatcatctATCAGTGGTGCCGACTGCCAATGGAGGCAGCACCACCAAGACTACGGCCATATTCCACACCAAAGGAGATGCTGTGGTGCCAGAAGAGAACATTAAGTATGCCGAGGAGCAGAACACAATGCTATTCAAGGCCGTCGAAGCCTACCTCATTGCAAATTAA
- the LOC108195270 gene encoding dau c 1 isoallergen Dau c 1.0401-like, with amino-acid sequence MGVQKSEVEVTSTVAAGKLYQVLCLDIDTLLPQALPGAIKSSEILQGDGGVGTIKLVHLGDASPYNTMKQKIDAIDKEALTYSYSVIDGDILLGFIDSINNHVVFVPKADGGCTVKNTIIFNTKGDAVVPEESIKYATETNNAIFKAVEAYLTAN; translated from the exons ATGGGTGTCCAGAAGAGCGAAGTAGAAGTAACATCTACAGTCGCCGCAGGCAAGTTGTACCAGGTCTTGTGCCTCGACATCGATACACTTCTTCCTCAGGCTCTCCCTGGCGCTATCAAGAGTTCTGAAATCCTTCAAGGAGACGGCGGAGTTGGAACCATCAAGCTTGTCCATCTCGGAGATG CCAGCCCCTACAACACAATGAAGCAGAAGATTGATGCAATTGACAAGGAAGCCTTAACTTACAGTTACTCTGTAATCGACGGGGACATTCTCTTGGGATTCATCGACTCCATTAACAATCATGTTGTGTTCGTGCCTAAAGCTGACGGAGGCTGCACCGTGAAGAACACAATCATATTCAACACCAAAGGCGACGCTGTCGTGCCAGAAGAGAGTATTAAGTATGCTACTGAGACCAACAATGCCATTTTCAAGGCTGTTGAGGCCTACCTCACTGCAAATTAA
- the LOC108193625 gene encoding dau c 1 isoallergen Dau c 1.0401, with translation MGVQKTEAEVTSSVSAEKLFKALCLDIDTLLPQVLPGAIKSSETLEGDGGVGTVKLVHLGDASPFKTMKQKVDAIDKESFTYAYSIIDGDILLGFIESINNHFAYVPNADGGCTVKSTITFNTKGDAVVPEENIKFANDQNRAIFQAVEAYLIAN, from the exons ATGGGTGTCCAAAAGACTGAAGCCGAAGTCACTTCCTCTGTATCAGCAGAGAAACTGTTCAAGGCCTTGTGCCTCGACATCGATACACTTCTTCCTCAGGTTCTCCCTGGTGCTATCAAGAGTTCCGAGACTCTTGAGGGCGATGGTGGAGTTGGAACCGTCAAGCTTGTCCATCTTGGCGATG CGAGCCCCTTCAAGACAATGAAGCAAAAGGTGGATGCCATTGACAAAGAGTCCTTCACATACGCTTACAGCATCATCGACGGAGACATTCTTCTGGGATTTATTGAATCCATCAACAACCACTTCGCGTATGTCCCTAATGCTGATGGTGGCTGCACTGTCAAGAGTACCATCACTTTCAACACCAAAGGCGATGCTGTCGTCCCTGAAGAGAACATTAAGTTCGCTAATGACCAGAACCGCGCCATTTTCCAGGCTGTTGAGGCTTATCTCATTGCCAACTAA